In Bacillota bacterium, the sequence CAAGTATATTGATCTTGAACTGGAAGAAAGGGAGGCTTAAAGGTAAATGGAAGGTATTGTCTTAGCTCTGTTAGGGGCGGCTCTGGCAGTGGCGCTCCCAGGTGTGGGTTCTGCGATCGGTGTCGGTTTAGTTGGTGAAGCCTCGACCGGATTGGTGACGGAACAGCCGGAGCGGTTCGGTCAGACCCTACTTCTCCAAGCTATTCCCGGTACCCAGGGCATTTACGGTTTGCTGTCGGGGTTCCTAATTATGATCAGGCTCAATGTTTTTGGCGGGCAAATGGTCGCTGTTACCGTGTCCCAAGGTCTGCAATTATTCATGGCGGCGTTGCCCATAGCTAT encodes:
- a CDS encoding V-type ATP synthase subunit K; its protein translation is MEGIVLALLGAALAVALPGVGSAIGVGLVGEASTGLVTEQPERFGQTLLLQAIPGTQGIYGLLSGFLIMIRLNVFGGQMVAVTVSQGLQLFMAALPIAIVGFLSAIAQGKTAAAGVSLVAKRQEALGQAVTYAAMVETYAVLALLATLLLVRGVAI